The Leptospira licerasiae serovar Varillal str. VAR 010 genome segment CCGTATTTTGAAGCCAAGAGGGGCGGCTGGTCTTGTTCATTGGAATCATGACCCTTCTACTCCCCGTGGGCCCAAGATGGAAATTCGTCCTAAACCGGAAGCCATCTATAGATGGGCGATTGAAGCTGGGTTTAAAATTGGATCGGATAAGCCGATTGATCTACCTCCTTATCATTACGGATTTATTGCTACTAAGCCTATGTAAAATTCGCGTCCGATTGTAGACGCGAATCGAATTCCATAAGTCCGTATTAGGAAATACTTTCTTGTAATTTTCTTTGTTCCGGTTTTTTGGAAGTTATTTCCGCAAAAGTTTTTTCGTACTCAGGATGGACTGTGCCGAATAGGTAATCCCAAATAGTTGTGTAAAGGCCATAGTTGTAACGAAAACTTTGGTGGTGCATATCGTGGTTGGTATTTGAATTCACTAATTTCAAGACCTTATTTGTACCCATCCAAGATGGAAAAATTTCATATCCGCTATGACCTAAAACATTCCGTACGATCTGAAAAGTCATGAAGATCATCAAGGCAAGGGGATGAATCGGGAATAATAAGGCAATGATCGGCATAATCAGAGAATGGATCAATGCTTCCCAAGGACTGAAAGAGTAGGCGGTCCAAGGAGAAGGTGTAACCGAATCGTGATGCACCTTATGTACAGCTTTGTAGAACAGTCGAGTATGCATTAATCTATGTGTCCAATAGAAATAAAAATCCTGGATGCCTAAGATCAGTATCGTGCTCAAGATCAGATATCCCCAACCATGATCCTCTATACGTTCGTAAAACTTAAAGTAACCGTATTTTCTGAATAAGAATACTATCAGAGTTACCGAAGTGTAAACGATTACGGAAGAAACAGAATATAGAAATTCCTTCCTGAATTGAGAAGGTTTAGCATTCTTCTCTTGGATCTTTCTATATCGAAACGGATGTTTCCAAATGTAGAAGACTAAGAAGGCAATACCTGCGAATATTAAATATCGTAGGAAATCTATTAGGAATATGATTGGGATTTGGGGAACCAAATCCATCATGTATTGGGATAATTGTTTGTGAAAGCTCATGTTTGATCCTTTGCTCCTGTGTGGGATTCGATGGATCATTAAAACATTTTTTCCGATTTGAATCCGATGGATTTCGGACAAAACCTGATCGATTCCGGATTCGATCGGCTATTTTGCAGAACTGTTTTGTTTTCTAAAATCGCTCGGGGTCATTCCCACAGTTTCCTTGAATGCTCTGTTGAAAGGGGCTAGAGAACCATAGCCCAAATCCATTGCGATCCTAAGTACCTGCAAATCGTTTTTGCCAGGGTCAGAGAGTATAAATTTTGCTTCTTGTATCCTGAAATGATTTAAGAATTCGTTAAAATTCCTGTAACCCAGTCCTTTATTGATTAGTCTGCGCACCTTTTTCTCAGGAACGTTTAGCTGTTTAGCCAAGGCTAGGATCGTCAGATTTTCTTGTAGAAATACTTTTTGGTCTTTCAATAAGGAGTCCAGTTTTTTGAGAAGCCCCTCATCTAAAGGTTCTTCGGCTTCTTCTTCCTTTTGTATTTCTCCGTCGGGGAATATATTATCCCTAAATTGGAAAATTCGAAATGAAATGAAAAATACCAATACGAATATGAAAGAAGAATTGATCAGATCTAATTGAACAGAGTATCCAGCGTCCTTTGTAATTACTTCCATTAATACCACAGAGATACTGTAAAGCCCTGTCACCCAGGAAAAGACGACCCTGAATTCACGTCTGGATTCCATTAAGTCTACATTCTTATCTTTTAAAACCTTTCCTAAAGTGAATAGGATGAGTCCAAGATAGAACACCTGAGGCAAACTGAATAAAACTTTTGAGAATATGGAGACTTGATTCCTGATATCCGAAGCCACAAAAACATAAAAACAGAATATATTCAGGGAAAGAAATAATACTGCATGGCGGATTTTTAGTCTAAATTCGTCTTCGAATAGGCTGGATACGAAAAGATAGAAAAGGACGGAAACGGAAAAGCAGCCTGTATGAACAAGTATTAGGATGAATATATGTGTGGAATGGTCTAACCACGGACAAATAAAATAGGCGATAAGCGAAGAATTGAATAAACTCCCGAGTAAACTCTGAACGCTGAATTTTACTCGGATCAGAAAGTTTAGAATTAGAAATCCTAACTGAGCGATCGTGGCTGCTTTTAAATATTGGACCAGACTGGAAGTTTCGAACATTAATCTACGATAGGGAGAGATACTGTGGCGAGTACAACCTCAATAGGTTTTTCTCCAATGGAATGATCGATAACATTGTGTATGCTGAAAATCCCACCGTGTTTTTTTATTACGAAGTCCACAATCGTCAATCCCAAACCGGTAAAATATTCTTCTTCTTCCAAATTTTCCTCCACAAAACCCGCGAGTCGATAGAATGGTTGTTTGACCAGTAGCTCCTTGTTTTTAGGAATACCTGGGACCGATTGTGGATCGAATTCGTTTTTCAGGTTGATGTTCAGGTATCCTGCTGAGACGGAGATATACACATTAATGACCGAATTTTTAGCGGAATATTTTAAGCAGTTGATCAACAATTCGTTGAATATCCGCCCGAGTGAGTCCGAATCCGCATTTATATAGTATCCGTCGGAGGGTAGTAAGATCTGCGGGATCTGTAGGTTCTTCTTTTTCTTATATTGTTGGTTAAAATTCTCCAATCGTAACCTGTTTTTTTCCAATAGATCGTGTATTTGGATACTATTTGTTTTTTGAAAAGAATCTTGAAAGTTTTTACTAAGTACCTCTAAACTTTTTTCAAGAGAGCGAAGTCCCTTTTTGGTATAATGTATATTCTCAAAAAGTAATTCGACTAGATCCGAGGAGAAATGATAATTTGCTCCTTCTTTTTTTCCGCTTGTTTGTA includes the following:
- a CDS encoding AraC family transcriptional regulator, yielding MFETSSLVQYLKAATIAQLGFLILNFLIRVKFSVQSLLGSLFNSSLIAYFICPWLDHSTHIFILILVHTGCFSVSVLFYLFVSSLFEDEFRLKIRHAVLFLSLNIFCFYVFVASDIRNQVSIFSKVLFSLPQVFYLGLILFTLGKVLKDKNVDLMESRREFRVVFSWVTGLYSISVVLMEVITKDAGYSVQLDLINSSFIFVLVFFISFRIFQFRDNIFPDGEIQKEEEAEEPLDEGLLKKLDSLLKDQKVFLQENLTILALAKQLNVPEKKVRRLINKGLGYRNFNEFLNHFRIQEAKFILSDPGKNDLQVLRIAMDLGYGSLAPFNRAFKETVGMTPSDFRKQNSSAK
- a CDS encoding sterol desaturase family protein produces the protein MSFHKQLSQYMMDLVPQIPIIFLIDFLRYLIFAGIAFLVFYIWKHPFRYRKIQEKNAKPSQFRKEFLYSVSSVIVYTSVTLIVFLFRKYGYFKFYERIEDHGWGYLILSTILILGIQDFYFYWTHRLMHTRLFYKAVHKVHHDSVTPSPWTAYSFSPWEALIHSLIMPIIALLFPIHPLALMIFMTFQIVRNVLGHSGYEIFPSWMGTNKVLKLVNSNTNHDMHHQSFRYNYGLYTTIWDYLFGTVHPEYEKTFAEITSKKPEQRKLQESIS
- a CDS encoding response regulator, with the translated sequence MAFRLNLHNPILIVEDQEENRELIARLARSVGVDADTASDGQVACQMADQKEYSLYLVDLEMPVMNGFDFIKKIKEKEPESLFIVISGNDVPEIIIEVMKLGIFDYIIKPIDRERLYQVLDRISEFIRLKESERILIQENEERLKAQLNWILYKQSWLTDLEKNIDLSKSTLNNLKQSFFSGGGFGAIVSIVEILQTSGKKEGANYHFSSDLVELLFENIHYTKKGLRSLEKSLEVLSKNFQDSFQKTNSIQIHDLLEKNRLRLENFNQQYKKKKNLQIPQILLPSDGYYINADSDSLGRIFNELLINCLKYSAKNSVINVYISVSAGYLNINLKNEFDPQSVPGIPKNKELLVKQPFYRLAGFVEENLEEEEYFTGLGLTIVDFVIKKHGGIFSIHNVIDHSIGEKPIEVVLATVSLPIVD